In a genomic window of Cytobacillus sp. FSL H8-0458:
- a CDS encoding ArpU family phage packaging/lysis transcriptional regulator, which translates to MAIENKRELTAAGLNKVFPVLVDSDAAKELKCKQIDRALSEALTNDERMILERKYLGRHQETDLSIYLDLGLSKGQYYDIKKQAIEQLAIALGII; encoded by the coding sequence GTGGCCATAGAAAACAAACGTGAATTAACAGCAGCAGGGCTAAATAAAGTCTTTCCAGTCTTAGTCGATAGCGATGCAGCTAAGGAGCTTAAATGCAAGCAGATTGACCGTGCACTATCTGAAGCTTTAACCAATGATGAACGAATGATCTTAGAAAGGAAATACTTAGGCCGCCATCAGGAAACAGATCTATCCATTTATTTAGATTTAGGGTTAAGCAAAGGACAATACTATGACATCAAAAAGCAGGCGATAGAGCAGCTGGCTATAGCTCTGGGGATTATTTAA
- a CDS encoding helix-turn-helix domain-containing protein — MIEIKLDKEELKAMYLAEVQKRLDQIEFDSLLMDSKQLCKMLSLSWPTIEKLFIRDPNFPKIRVGTKWLFNRNEVQNYIDQWSITVRKKEA, encoded by the coding sequence GTGATAGAAATTAAGCTGGATAAAGAAGAACTAAAAGCAATGTATTTGGCTGAAGTCCAAAAAAGATTAGATCAAATCGAATTCGACTCACTTCTTATGGATTCCAAGCAGCTGTGTAAAATGCTCTCGTTATCCTGGCCAACAATTGAAAAATTATTTATCCGGGATCCTAACTTCCCAAAGATTCGTGTCGGCACTAAATGGCTTTTTAACAGGAATGAAGTTCAAAATTACATTGATCAATGGTCTATAACAGTTAGGAAAAAGGAGGCTTGA
- a CDS encoding helix-turn-helix transcriptional regulator, translating to MVNNKLREVRKEVGMPVSELARRVKTSRQTITNIELYGQVPNGLLMIAICDVLKKNPKEIFFANDVLHG from the coding sequence ATGGTTAACAATAAACTTCGAGAGGTTAGAAAAGAAGTTGGAATGCCTGTCTCGGAGCTTGCTAGAAGAGTAAAGACTAGCCGTCAAACAATCACTAATATAGAACTTTATGGTCAAGTTCCTAACGGCTTACTTATGATAGCGATTTGCGATGTGCTAAAAAAAAATCCAAAAGAAATTTTTTTTGCCAACGATGTTCTACATGGTTAA
- a CDS encoding helix-turn-helix domain-containing protein yields MTRIGEFLRKLRGKRSLRDIQKLSGVSYTYLRSIEKGVDPRSGNEIIPTPDTLKKLSKAYNHPYNELMLLAGYWDDDDFLEPIQLDEAINYYIFKILSNDSQEIRDDFFESLIKLLANFGVEPTLEISNSQSKEDQAKVISQFISNVPNLRFKSMVLSELKRVATKFQIWSPLPEKITNNELASFDLDQVINADNVFYKGQILSSQQINLLKAYLDALITN; encoded by the coding sequence GTGACTAGAATTGGCGAATTTTTGCGTAAACTACGTGGAAAAAGAAGTCTTAGAGATATACAAAAATTATCTGGAGTAAGCTATACCTATTTAAGAAGTATCGAAAAAGGAGTAGATCCTAGATCCGGAAATGAGATTATCCCAACTCCAGATACGTTAAAAAAATTAAGTAAAGCATACAATCACCCTTATAATGAACTTATGTTACTTGCTGGATATTGGGATGATGATGATTTTTTAGAACCGATCCAGTTAGATGAAGCTATAAATTATTACATATTTAAAATTCTATCTAATGACTCGCAAGAAATAAGAGATGATTTCTTTGAATCGCTTATAAAACTACTAGCAAACTTTGGAGTAGAACCAACTCTGGAGATCAGTAACTCTCAAAGCAAAGAAGATCAAGCTAAAGTTATTTCTCAATTTATTTCCAATGTACCAAATTTAAGGTTCAAATCTATGGTATTAAGCGAATTAAAAAGGGTTGCAACTAAGTTTCAAATATGGTCTCCACTTCCTGAAAAAATAACAAATAATGAGCTTGCAAGTTTTGATTTAGATCAAGTAATAAATGCAGATAATGTCTTTTATAAAGGTCAAATATTATCTTCACAGCAAATTAATCTCCTTAAAGCATATTTAGATGCCTTAATAACTAATTAA
- a CDS encoding site-specific integrase, which translates to MAKFKQRGKTWSYHIYLGIDPLTKKRMEISKGGFKTKKEAAAAARIVEMEKANGTLIKESRMSFEEFAKDWLKSYGRSGVKISSVRAREKEMKHFISVWGPFPISKITKKMYQDRILDLSEKYSHNYMDGIHAAGRMIFRQAVELGLMKVNPTENFKLPKRQSSVEDLEKGEEEYKFLEKEELADFLKLCQSEGLYMDTLVFTTLSYTGLRIGELLALKWPDIDLEEGKLKVTKTLYNPNNNFLNYQLLTPKTSGSIRTIKIDDMLVTMFKKHKIKQNEIKLKNNKVYKNEGFIFARDDGYPQLRKVFETRLKRLLKKAGIEKNITPHSFRHTHTSLLIEAGVGIKEIQQRLGHSDINTTMNIYAHMTANMEEKASQQFSKLMKDLLL; encoded by the coding sequence ATGGCCAAGTTCAAACAACGCGGTAAAACCTGGAGCTATCATATATATCTGGGCATTGATCCATTGACTAAAAAACGTATGGAAATATCGAAGGGAGGCTTCAAGACAAAAAAAGAAGCCGCTGCTGCAGCCCGAATTGTAGAAATGGAAAAAGCAAACGGCACATTAATAAAAGAATCGAGAATGTCCTTTGAGGAATTTGCTAAGGATTGGCTAAAATCATATGGCCGCAGCGGAGTAAAGATTAGCAGTGTAAGAGCCAGGGAGAAGGAGATGAAACATTTCATCAGCGTTTGGGGTCCCTTTCCGATTAGTAAAATAACAAAAAAGATGTACCAGGATCGGATCCTTGATCTTTCAGAAAAATATAGCCATAACTATATGGATGGAATACATGCAGCCGGCCGGATGATATTCAGACAAGCTGTAGAATTAGGATTAATGAAAGTTAACCCCACTGAAAACTTTAAGCTGCCTAAACGGCAAAGTAGTGTGGAAGATCTCGAGAAAGGTGAAGAGGAATATAAGTTTTTAGAAAAAGAGGAGCTGGCTGACTTCCTGAAGCTCTGCCAATCTGAAGGTCTTTATATGGATACTCTTGTCTTTACAACTCTTTCTTATACAGGTTTGCGTATTGGTGAACTACTTGCTTTGAAGTGGCCGGATATTGATCTAGAGGAGGGCAAATTAAAGGTAACAAAAACCCTATATAATCCCAATAACAATTTTTTAAATTATCAGCTGCTAACCCCTAAGACATCCGGATCTATACGGACAATAAAAATTGATGATATGCTGGTTACCATGTTTAAAAAACATAAGATAAAGCAAAACGAAATTAAGCTAAAGAACAACAAAGTTTATAAGAACGAGGGCTTCATTTTTGCTCGGGATGATGGATACCCACAATTGAGGAAAGTATTTGAAACGAGGCTTAAACGGCTCTTAAAAAAGGCTGGAATCGAAAAGAATATAACTCCTCACTCATTCCGCCACACTCATACCTCTTTACTTATAGAGGCGGGTGTAGGCATAAAGGAGATCCAGCAACGACTAGGTCATAGTGACATTAATACAACCATGAACATATATGCTCATATGACTGCCAATATGGAAGAAAAGGCCTCCCAACAGTTCAGTAAACTGATGAAAGACCTTCTCCTTTAA